Proteins from a genomic interval of Meiothermus sp.:
- the crtI gene encoding phytoene desaturase family protein — protein sequence MTKTAIVIGSGIGGLAMGLRLQSLGFDTTIVEKLDGPGGRAYVRQVDGFTFDMGPTVITVPHFIEELFSLERGKPNLHLPDFPPEVRGEDKRIKSGLSGGPNTSKYVQIVPILPFYRIYFDDGTFFDYDGDPENTRRQVKELGEPGDLEGYERFHADARAIFQRGFLELGYTHFGDLGTMLRVVPDLLRLDAVRTLFSFASKYFKSPKLRQVFSFETLLVGGNPLSVPAIYAMIHFVEKTWGIHFALGGTGALVRGFVQKFEELGGKMRYNAEVKKINVVREGRKKIAKGITLADGSVLHADIVVSNADYAHTYLKLIEPEYRFWHSDLIVKKRPQSMSLVVIYFGFKADGTEGQKLRHHNIILGPRYEELLRDIFGRKVLAKDFSQYLHIPTLTDPSLAPPGHHAAYTLIPVPHNGSGLDWDLLGEPFVNKVLRFLDERGYLPGLMERLVHKSFITPDYFEHTLNSYLGNAFGPEPILAQSAYFRPHNRSEDIANLYLVGAGAQPGAGTPSVMMSAKMTARLIAEDFGIVDKPVENHSHREPISV from the coding sequence ATGACGAAAACGGCCATTGTGATTGGATCGGGTATTGGGGGCCTGGCCATGGGCCTCCGCCTGCAAAGCCTGGGCTTCGATACCACCATTGTAGAAAAACTGGACGGCCCCGGCGGGCGGGCCTACGTGCGGCAGGTGGACGGCTTCACCTTCGATATGGGGCCCACCGTAATAACCGTGCCGCACTTCATCGAGGAGTTGTTTAGCCTCGAGCGCGGGAAACCCAACCTGCACCTGCCCGACTTCCCCCCCGAGGTGCGGGGCGAGGACAAGCGCATCAAGAGCGGCCTCTCGGGGGGGCCCAACACCAGCAAGTACGTGCAGATCGTCCCCATTCTGCCCTTTTATCGCATCTACTTCGACGACGGCACCTTCTTCGACTACGACGGCGACCCCGAGAACACCCGCCGCCAGGTCAAGGAGCTGGGCGAGCCGGGCGACCTCGAGGGCTACGAGCGCTTCCACGCCGACGCCAGGGCCATTTTCCAGCGGGGGTTCCTCGAGCTCGGCTACACCCACTTCGGCGACCTGGGCACCATGCTGCGGGTGGTGCCCGACCTGCTACGGCTGGATGCGGTGCGCACCCTGTTTAGCTTTGCCAGCAAGTACTTCAAGTCGCCCAAGCTGCGCCAGGTCTTCAGCTTCGAGACCCTGCTGGTCGGGGGCAACCCCCTCAGCGTACCGGCCATCTACGCCATGATTCACTTCGTGGAGAAAACCTGGGGTATCCATTTTGCCCTGGGAGGTACCGGGGCTCTGGTGCGGGGTTTCGTGCAAAAGTTCGAGGAGCTGGGCGGCAAAATGCGCTACAACGCCGAGGTCAAGAAGATTAACGTGGTGCGCGAGGGCCGAAAGAAAATTGCCAAGGGCATCACCCTGGCCGACGGCAGCGTGCTGCACGCCGATATTGTGGTCTCCAACGCCGACTACGCCCACACCTACCTGAAGCTAATCGAGCCCGAGTACCGCTTCTGGCACTCTGACCTTATCGTGAAAAAACGGCCCCAGAGCATGTCGCTGGTGGTGATCTATTTTGGCTTCAAGGCCGATGGCACCGAGGGTCAGAAGCTGCGCCACCACAACATCATCCTGGGGCCGCGCTACGAGGAGTTGCTACGCGACATCTTCGGGCGTAAGGTGCTGGCCAAGGACTTCAGCCAGTACCTGCACATCCCCACTCTCACCGACCCCAGCCTGGCCCCGCCCGGCCACCACGCGGCCTACACCCTGATTCCAGTACCCCACAACGGTAGCGGACTGGACTGGGATCTGCTGGGCGAGCCCTTTGTGAACAAGGTGCTCCGCTTCCTGGACGAGCGCGGCTACTTGCCGGGCCTGATGGAGCGCCTGGTACACAAGAGCTTTATCACCCCCGACTACTTCGAGCACACCCTGAATAGCTACCTGGGCAACGCCTTTGGGCCCGAGCCCATCCTGGCCCAGTCGGCCTACTTCCGGCCCCACAACCGCAGCGAGGACATCGCCAACCTTTACCTGGTGGGCGCGGGAGCCCAGCCCGGCGCGGGCACTCCCAGCGTGATGATGTCGGCCAAGATGACCGCCCGGCTGATTGCCGAGGACTTCGGAATTGTGGATAAGCCTGTGGAAAACCATTCACACAGAGAGCCGATAAGCGTTTAG
- a CDS encoding NADPH:quinone oxidoreductase family protein has product MKAIQVQRAGGPEVLELTDLPKPSPGPGQVLVRVEAAGLNFADILYVAGEYLVRTRYPTVPGMEFAGVIEALGEGVDGLQPGARVAALGGSGAFAEYAVVPARSVLPLPPQMSAAEAAAFPVSYFTAYFALRTQARAQPGEWVLIQAAAGALGTASIQIAKQMGLRVIALASSEEKLALCRRLGADVTLLNTQDNLVEAVRNATEGKGVDILMEVVGGAGFAQSLKMLAYRGRLLVIGSASREMAQMYPVGLMKGNQSVIGVWLTPFLSDPAEMQAAVAFLMPLVASGQIRPVVGERFKLEEAAEAFRFVLSRKNTGKVILEP; this is encoded by the coding sequence ATGAAAGCCATTCAGGTACAGCGCGCTGGCGGCCCCGAGGTCTTGGAGCTTACCGACCTTCCCAAACCCAGCCCCGGCCCTGGGCAGGTGCTCGTCCGGGTCGAGGCCGCAGGGCTCAACTTCGCCGATATCCTCTACGTGGCCGGTGAATACCTGGTGCGCACCCGCTACCCCACGGTGCCGGGCATGGAGTTCGCGGGAGTTATCGAGGCCCTTGGCGAGGGGGTGGATGGGTTGCAGCCAGGGGCGCGGGTGGCGGCCCTGGGGGGTAGCGGCGCTTTTGCCGAGTATGCAGTGGTGCCGGCCCGTTCGGTGCTGCCGCTGCCGCCCCAGATGAGCGCAGCCGAGGCCGCGGCCTTTCCGGTCTCCTACTTCACCGCCTACTTTGCCCTGAGAACCCAGGCCCGGGCCCAGCCCGGCGAATGGGTGCTCATTCAGGCGGCTGCCGGTGCGCTGGGTACGGCTTCCATTCAGATTGCCAAGCAGATGGGCTTGCGGGTGATCGCCCTGGCTAGCAGCGAAGAAAAGCTGGCCCTGTGCCGCCGCCTGGGGGCCGACGTGACCCTGCTCAACACCCAGGACAACCTTGTCGAGGCTGTCAGGAACGCCACCGAGGGCAAAGGGGTGGACATCCTGATGGAGGTGGTGGGGGGCGCGGGTTTCGCCCAGAGCCTCAAGATGCTGGCCTACAGGGGCCGCTTGCTGGTAATCGGCTCGGCCTCACGCGAGATGGCCCAGATGTACCCGGTGGGCCTGATGAAGGGCAACCAGAGCGTGATTGGGGTCTGGCTCACCCCGTTCCTGAGCGACCCCGCCGAGATGCAGGCCGCTGTGGCCTTCCTGATGCCCCTGGTGGCTTCGGGCCAGATCAGGCCGGTGGTGGGGGAGCGCTTCAAGCTGGAAGAGGCCGCCGAGGCCTTCCGGTTCGTGCTGAGCCGCAAGAACACCGGGAAGGTGATTCTGGAGCCATGA